Genomic window (Helianthus annuus cultivar XRQ/B chromosome 3, HanXRQr2.0-SUNRISE, whole genome shotgun sequence):
CCAACTACTTGTTACATAAAGTGTTGGTTCATGGATTCAGTTTTCATTAATGAGCTATGAACAATTGAAAGTAAAACCTCACCTCCAAACATTGTAGACAAGAAACAAAATGACCATAGCCAAGAAATAAAGCATTTCTCAAGTCTCCATAATCGTAACACTTAGgactggcaaacgggtcgggtcgggtcagaacgggttagAGTCAGAACGAAACTTGTCCGgtttctttaagacactaacccacatTGATCCATTTCTTTGAAGTTGTCGACacgttttgacccgaaaataTATGAGATGGAATTTTAGTTAACCCATTTTGACCAATTGAGTgaaaatatcttacccaaaccaacccatataatttaAAAAGCAACCCGAAGGACCCACTTAGaaggctttgggtcaagattgccctCTCTAGTAACACTTGAAATATCACACACTCAAAATATTACACATTGGTGAAGGAACACCAGCCAGTTTGATTCGATCAAATCATTGTCGTTTATCCTTCAAATATCCTTCAGAAGTAAACCCCATGATGCccaataaaatgagttttagagGTTTGAGAAACGGATATGATGTTCAATATGCTCTAAAGGTTCATGTTTTTCAAACATATCACCTTTTAAAAGGCCTAACCAGTTTTGATCCAATTTCAATATCAAGTTGTTTAGGAAAAAAAGATTAAAGTTCAAAAAACTTTGATTTAAGATCGGTAAATTTCATCAATATTGATTAATAATATATTACACCAAATTATCCCTTTCTAAAGCAGAAAAAAGCCTAAGAGATCAAGTAAAATTACCACATAGTCTTCGGGTGACATCCAATTATCTCCCAGAGAAAACTTCTGATCATAAACCATAAAACCAAATCAAAACCGAGCGTTTTCAAATCAATGTGCTTAGCTTTTGGCTACATACAACCCATCATTTTTGTGAAGAAACTGGACAAAGTAATATTTTTCGGTAACTTTCGAATTAATATGATGTCTATAACTCCAAAAATTAGCTTTAACTTTTTATCTTCAATGGTTTTGAGCGTAGATAGTCCAAGAATGGCTGCATATGTTCTGCTGACGGAATTCTGCCGGAGTTTAGACTTGACGGAATTGTGCCGGAGTTCACCAGAATAATTAAAAAAATCCTAAACTGGTTTTGCATACCTTTTAGAGGACCGACCTACTCAAATCTTGAACATACATCCATAAAACTCGATCGCCGGAACCTTGACGGAATACTGAAACATGCAATAGAGTCGAACCTTCCCTGAGTTTGGCCGGAACTGTACCAAAAGACATCGCGGAACCCTAATCTTTGTCTCCACCGCCACTTCTCAACAAAAGAAACACCATCGTCTTCTGTCAAACCCTAGAACCACCACTGTTGTTTATTTCTCCAACCCGACACCACCTAGACCACCACTGTTGTGGCTCCATCTAAAGGCATCATGCCCCGTCATCACCGGCGACCGGAACCCATCGGATCTCTTTGTCTTtgctactctctctctctctctctctctcagacTTTTACTTTTTCTCTCTAAAGTATGCAGCTCTCTGTCTACAATTGTTACAAGTAGGGGTCATGTGTGTGGAAAAGTGAAGGTCAACACTACAAGAACGGACCACTTTTACCGGCgacacctttagcggcgacaggccacctgtcgccgctattggtcgatccgCGTCAACCCTATTCCCCAGCCGTTGATCAATATTCTGATCTAACGGTTGGGGATTCCAGAAGCAATACCGGCGACCAGATATCATTAATAGCGGCGACGGGCTGTCTCCGCTAAAAGTTTGTGGCCCACTTTAATCCCTAGCCACAGAAATCTTATCCTCTTTAACCCTAGTTAGCTTATTACCGGCGACCTATCTGTTAGTAGCGGCGACGTAGGTGTCGCCGGTATTGCTCTGTCCGTAAAACCACAGACAGCGCCTTTTCCTTCCCTCCTCCTTCATTTTCCCCCCATTTTCTCTGCAACCACCGCCGCTACACCGCGTTTTTTGCCCAAATCGGTgagtttaacttttttttttcttaaatctcTTCTCTATTTTGTTATTTACATGTTATAGGCTTTAATTTTTGCTCGTTTTTGGGTATATTTGTGTTTATGGAAGAATATTCGGATCACCACCATCTCTTCTCCGGTCACAACCGAAACTTCTCCGGCACCACCTCGTCTCAGCGGTCTTAGTCTACTTGAAACTTGAAAaaaacggttagttttatatgtattttttttaaagattagaaattttataatttttggtTTAGGAAGTAAATATGTTGGTGAaaatgtgtatgttagtatgtgtAATTTTGACGACTTATGTTAGTATGTATAATTCTAaaatgtgtatgttagtatgtataatttttagtttaggATGTAAATATGTttagaaattgtataatttttagtttaggATGTAAATTGTATTGTTTTTAGTttagaaattgtataatttttagtttaggATGTAAAtaagtgtatgaatgaatgtatgtatgtaggtgtatgttagtatgttggtgaaaaatgtgtatgttagtatgtatgtttgtataaagtatgcaaatgtgtatgtaaggatgaatgtttgtatgtcaaatgtataatgtaggtgtatttaaaaaaaaatgagtatatgaaactctatttatttgtgtatttaggtgtatgtaagcatgtatgtgggtatgtaagtgtATGAATGATTGTATTTATGTAGGTGTATGTTACTATGTTGGTGAAaaatgtgtatgttagtatgtatgtttgtataaagtatgcaaatgtgtatgtaAGGATGATTGTTTTGTATGtcaaatgtataatgtaggtgtatttggaGAAAATGAGTATATGAAACTCTATTTATTTGTGTATTTAGGTGTATGTAAGaatgtatgtgggtatgtaagtgtatgaatgaatgtatttatgtaggtgtatgttagtatgttggtgaaaaatgtgtatgttagtatgtatgtttgtataaagtatgcaaatgtgtatgtaaggatgaatgtttgtatgtcaaatgtataatgtaggtgtatttgacAAATATATATTAGTTAGGAAATGCCCGCCAAAATTGAAATCATCATTTAAAAAATAACGAACATAGAagtataatgtaggtgtatttaACAAATATATATTAGTTAGGAAATGCCTCTTTATATTAaaatcatcatttaaaacatAACGAACATAGAAAATACCCGCCAAAATTGAAATCATCATTTCAAACATAACGAGCTAAGAAAACACCCAATCGAAATTGAAATCATGATTTAAAACATAACATTCCGCCCAAAATTTAAAACAATCATTAAGAACATAACAATCTTAAAAAATTGTGCCCGTGTTTGaattaatcattttaaacatAGCGAGCTTAGAAATACCCGCCCGAAATTGATTTAGAAATTAATTTCGGGTTGTCCCCGTTTATCTTGGGACTGCTTTTTGAATACTTTATCTCATTTAGGatgtgaatgtgtattacatgattgtttgtttaagaaGGATTCGGTTATCATTTTCTCTTTGCTCCTCGGGTATATTTATCATTACATATATACTTGGGAGCTAAGAGGAAAtgctgccgaatttttcttaaacaaacaatcatgtaatacacattcacatGTGAGATAAAGTGTTCAAAAAGTGGGTTTAGCAGCCTACCCTTGTCTTGTTAATCCTAAATTAGATTTTCTTTCAGTTGCATAATGCCTATCGATAAAAGTTGGATTGATTCCCCACGTCATTCACCTCACTACAAGCAAGGACTCGAGTCATTTATCGAGATGTGTGAAAGAGTGATAAAAAACCACAATGAAGTTAGATGTCCGTGTACCCAATGTAAAAATTCCGGCTTAATAACTATGGCAGAAATGAAATACCATTTGCGTATTAACAGTTTTTGGAAGGAATACACTTCGTGGACCTATCACAGGGACACGACTCCAATTGAAAAAGTAAACGATGTTGCGCCACAAGACGGTATGGTAAACGTTATTGAATACATTAGGGGGGAGCGTATGGAAGAAGATACATACCTTAACCAAGAGAACTCGAATGGAGATAGAAGCggtgttgttgatgattttgaAGACCTGATAAAGGAAGCTGAAACAGAATTATATCCTGGTTGTACTAAGTTTTCTTCTATCGACTTTTTAGCAAAGCTTTTGAATATAAAGGATACGTACCATTTTCAAAATGAAGGAGTAGATCGACTCCTCTCGTTGTTGCGAGAGTCAATGCCAGAATGCAACAAGATTCCCCCTTCGTATTATGTAGCTAAGAAGACATTTAAGAAGATTGGTTTGGCATATGAGATGATAGATGTGTGCACAAATGATTGTGCTCTCTTTTGGAAAGAAAACGAGTCCTTGCAAAATTGTCCCGTTTGTAATGAGAGTCGATGGGTCGATAAAGACACAAAGGGCACGAAGGTGGCTCGTAAGGTGTTACGATACTTTCCTTTGACGCCTAGACTACGATGTTTGTATTGTTCAAGGCACACAGCGAAAGATATGATATGGCATAGTACCGGATGATCGGAAGATGGGACTATGCGTCATCCAGTTGATGGATCTGCATGGCAAGACTTTGATAAAAAGTACCCAAACTTCGCGATGGAGCCACGAAATGTTCGCTTAGGGCTTGCAGCTGACGGTTTTAATCCCTTTAACAACGGTAGCGGATCCTCGACTCATAGCACGTGGCCGGTTATACTCACCACATATAATCTGCCTCCCTGGCTATGCATGCGAGAGTCCACATTCATGTTGACCTTGTTGATTCCTGGCCCTAAATCACCGGGGAAAGACATGGACGTTTTCCTTAGACCGTTAGTGGATGAGCTTAAGCAATTGTGGCAGACAGGTGTACGTACTAAAGACGCAGCAACAAACACATACTTCACAATGAAGGCGGCGTTGTTATGGACCATAAATGACTTTCCAGCCCGTAGTAGCCTATCAGGTTGGAGCGGACAAGGCTACATGGCATGCCCAACTTGTAACCAAGACACTCCTTCAATACGTGTAACTGGTAAATGTGCTTATGTTGGCCATCGCCGGTTCTTAGATGCCAACCATCCTTGGAGAACAAGTCTCGACTTTAACGGGAGACCCGAGACACGAGACCCTCCGAGACAGTTTAGCCCAGCTGACATAGAAGCTCAACTAGGTCGTTTAATTAATCGTCTACCAGGCAAGCATCCAGATTTTGGAGGTAGGAGGATAACCCGGTCAGATTTCGAGTTGAACTGGTCCAAAAGAAGCATATTTTTTGACCTTGAGTATTGGTCTTCTCTGCAGCTGAAACATAACTTAGATGTAATGCATATAGGGAAAAATGTGTGCGACAGCTTGCTCGGTACTCTTCTGATGAACGATAAGAGCAAAGACACGCCAAATGCGCGGTCTGACTTGGAAAAACTAAACATTCGGCCGTCACAATGGCTGAAACAATCGGGTGGCAAGTTCTTAAGTCCCCACCCAAAGTACTCATTCAAGTCCGATGATCGAAAACTTTTTTGTCAgtttataaaaaatgttaaattaCCAGATGGGTTTGGATCTAATATCAGTAAGAGGGTGACAGATAACAATGCTAACATTACCGGGTTGAAATCTCATgactgtcatatcctcatgcaaCGTTTGATACCGATTGGGGTTAGAGGGCTTTTGACTAAAGATACATCTACACCAATAGTAGACCTTTGTATGTTCTTTAAGCAACTTTGCTCTAGAACACTATCGGTGGATGATATGAAGAAAGCAAAGGATGACATTGTTACCATCTTATGCAAGTTAGAGATGATCTATCCACCTGCGTTTTTTGACATTATGGTTCATTTACTTGTGCATTTACCTGATGAAGCGATTGCGGGAGGTCCAGTAGCTTTTAGATGGATGTATCCATTTGAAAGGTACATGAAAAAACTAAAGAACTATGTTAAAAACCCGGCAAGGCCTGAAGGTTGTATACCTGAATGTTATGTGTTTGAAGAAGCTCTAACATTTTGTTCAATGTACCTTAAAGATGTTCAGACTAAGTTCAATCGCCCAGATAGAAACGATGATGTCGTTGTTGAAAAAAGAAAGTTATGGGTGTTTGAGTCAAAATGTCGTTATGTTGGCGCAAGAAAGGAGAAATATCTATCATTCATCGAAAAAAGCAAGATGGAATGGTTTGTCCTCGAAAACTGCGCAGAAGTTAGGGAGTACATGAAGTGAGTGCTTCTATCTTTAACATTTCATAATCTGTTAATTGGTATTTTTCGTTCCTTTCTTATATTTGTCATCAATGTAGTGAATTCAAACATACACATCCCCATGATGATCTTAAAACCAAATTTCCGGGATGGTTTCTCCATAaggtataatacatatataacactcattACTCTATAATTGCTAGGTAATACATATATAACAAACATTATTACTATATATTTGTTAGGTCCATTCGATGAAAACACAAAATTCTCCAGAATTCCACCCGGAGTTGTATGCTCTTTCAATTTGTGCGAAAATGACTGCTTACACTTACACTGCTTGCATAGTCAACGGTGTTAGGTTTAAAACACTTGAACGTGATGCAAAATGCGCAACGCAAAACTCTAGGGTGGAAGTGGTTGGAGAGAACGGTGTGAAATTTTATGGCCAATTAGAAGAAATTATTGAGTTGCGTTATACAAATGATTATTCCACTGTCCTATTTCGGTGCAAGTGGTTTGATACTCAAAGGGGTGTAAACCATGACAATAATATCACCGGTATAAGCACTGAACATGAATGGGACAAAGACGATCAACTCATATTTGCTTCGCAAGCCAAACAAGTGTTCTTCATCCAAGAAACGTCAcgaaaccaaaaaaataaacatagGTGGGTAGTCGAAAATGTTAATCATCGAAGAATTTGGGATCGGCCATTAAGTGATGACCGCGTCAATAAGGTTCAAAATGTTGGCAAACGCTTAGAAGATAGTGACGTTGTTGACAACAACTCTTCATCTGACTGTCCACTTGTCATTGACTTGACCCAATACTTTCAAATTGGATCTTCTCATGTTACTGCGGGTGAGCCTTCAATTGAAGTTGATCCCCCAACGGCCACCGTCGATGAAGTGTTTGAAGTCGAGACTGATTCTGATGAGGTCGAGGCTGCTTATGATGAGGATGATCCCGATTATGTGGAGTCTGACTAAAAGAAAAGTTATTGTAATTTTTATTGATTTGTAATTGATTAACActtgtttgaaatatttatttgaatttgagtTACACTTGTTGTACTTTCCCTTAATTTGTATTAGATACACATGCTGTAACATTTGTAACTTTATAGGGAGTATGTTTTCGATATTGTTGATATTCGCGTATCTGATGGCTGATGTTGCCCCCTGGGGACATGGGGGTGACGGCGCTGGTGATCCACCGATTCCTCCTGGTGGATTTCGTGGCACACATGAGACAGACGGTAAGTCttttactaaattattttgtagtccttatattttatatattataaatgttgTTACTAATTATTAATTGCAGCGGTTCCCCCGAAGAGGGTTAGGGGGAAAGCAAAAAACGAGAAACTAAGGCGTCTGGTAAAAGCGGGGGGGCCTGTATCGCTTACGTTTGACAGGCAGGTGACGTATACCCCTGTTGGTAAAACAAGGGATATGTTTTCACGGGAGGCCGACCTGTATATGTGGCGGTCCATCCCCTTCGATAAAATTGGATGGGATAACGTTGAACAATATTACAAGGATGCCCTCATGAACCACTTACGGGTAAATAACTTATATGCataaaattttatcaaatatttaagcacatgcaaatctaatttatatatgatattttaacttttttatttaatttgtaggaaaatttcaattttgatgAAGTGGAACGTGATATAGAGGCCAAAAACTTGACGGGTGGCATTAGGGCTGTGCTTATGAAGCGGTACTCTGACCGCAAGTACGATGCCAAAAAATTATTTAAGAGCAAGGGAGGTTACAATGATCTTGAGAGTGCAAGGGCATTCCATCCCAAGGATATGCCCTATGATAACTGGTTGAGAACCATCGAAGGTTTCCGGGAAGCTAAATATATTAAAAGAAGCGAGGCCAACACACTAGTACGCGAGAAACAACAATTCCCATACCGTGGGGGGATATCTTCGTACGGTAGCACCGCctataaaaatgtaatgttttatgtatgtgtgcgtgtgtgtaagcttttgtttatttaatgtcTAATCTAAGTTTAATGTTAAACAAGATATGGATTGGGTACCTACGTATGCTAAAACCCACACGGACAATCAAGGGAATTGAGTTGATCCGGTTGCTGAACAAAATTACGTAAGTATttcttttaagtattattttctataacaaatatatatatatatatatacacacacatatatttaaTCATCTTCGTAAAATACAGCGGAACATACAACATGCCACTAGTGAATGGAGCGGTGAGGGTCTGCCAATTGCCCCGTATCAGGAAGCGTTGGGTGAGCGGCGAGGATGGTACCGCGGGATGGGGCCTAAACCTTCTTCCAACACGTCCTCGCACTCGTCATCTAACATGTCGTCTTCGCAAGCTCGGACGCAAGAACCCTTTTCCGAGGTAAACTGCGCAATTTAAAAAATGACAAACGAACGCATGTTtccttgttaaatatatgttggtaGCGTTAATTAATATGCTAATATACGTTTTGCTATCTATTATTGTAGGATTTTGTTAACAGCTTGTTCCAAACCCCGTCATTTTTGAACCAACTTAACAAATATCTTGCTtcacaaggaaaaggaaaaggaaagtcaAAAGACTACGATTCTGACAACTTATTCGATAATGAATCCGATGATGAACCCAACGATAACGATGACGATGAGTGACTTGTTTTTAATGTATGCTTTGGATTTAATTAAACGTTGTAGGATATAATGTAGAACTTAATTAAACGTAGTTTTTAATTATATTACCTTTAGTATATGTTGATTATGTTCATTGCGTATGCTTGCGTTGTTTAAAAATAggcagtttttgttttttcggccgtaaaactggCTGGGCAGCTGTATATACAGCTGCTGTATAAAAAAAAAAGCAGACTTTTAGCGACGACACGTGTCGCCGCTATTGCTCTTCTGTCGTCGCTAAAAGTGCAGCATCAATACCGGCGACACTTTTAGCGACGACATCTGTCGTCGCTAAAAGTGCAGCATCAATACCGGCGACAGCTTTCATTACCGGCGACAACCGGTCAATAGCGGCCCAGCAATACCGGCGACGCTTTaccggcgacatgtcgccgctaatagtcaatagcggcgacaaaagGGGTCAATACCGGCGACAACCGTCGCCGCTAAAGGTGCCCTGTTCTTGTAGTGCAAGTACCAACAAAAGTGGTATATGAGTTTAAGCAGGGTGTACAACCTTGACTGCATAAGACATCAACAAAGCTTGATGTACAACCTCTAATGCAACCAAATGTTGCAAATTAGAGTATTTATAAATGGTGGGTATGATTTAAGTCATGATGATGTTGGGGTTTGCATGTATGTGCACGTAATGCATGACATGATTTGGATGGATTTATGGCTAGCAATAATGAAGCTGGGCGTAGATGCCGTATGGTGAAGATGTTTATGTGTGAAGTAAGTCTAAATAATTTTAGTTAGTGACAGATGGAGAGATGTTAGACGGGTCAGGTTACGTGTTATTTATTAAATGACATGTAATTGCGAGTTATTTCCTTACAGGTTAGGGGATGCTGTATGAGACAATTAGCTCGTAGACTTGGAAGCTTTGCA
Coding sequences:
- the LOC110881788 gene encoding uncharacterized protein LOC110881788 is translated as MRHPVDGSAWQDFDKKYPNFAMEPRNVRLGLAADGFNPFNNGSGSSTHSTWPVILTTYNLPPWLCMRESTFMLTLLIPGPKSPGKDMDVFLRPLVDELKQLWQTGVRTKDAATNTYFTMKAALLWTINDFPARSSLSGWSGQGYMACPTCNQDTPSIRVTGKCAYVGHRRFLDANHPWRTSLDFNGRPETRDPPRQFSPADIEAQLGRLINRLPGKHPDFGGRRITRSDFELNWSKRSIFFDLEYWSSLQLKHNLDVMHIGKNVCDSLLGTLLMNDKSKDTPNARSDLEKLNIRPSQWLKQSGGKFLSPHPKYSFKSDDRKLFCQFIKNVKLPDGFGSNISKRVTDNNANITGLKSHDCHILMQRLIPIGVRGLLTKDTSTPIVDLCMFFKQLCSRTLSVDDMKKAKDDIVTILCKLEMIYPPAFFDIMVHLLVHLPDEAIAGGPVAFRWMYPFERYMKKLKNYVKNPARPEGCIPECYVFEEALTFCSMYLKDVQTKFNRPDRNDDVVVEKRKLWVFESKCRYVGARKEKYLSFIEKSKMEWFVLENCAEVREYMNEFKHTHPHDDLKTKFPGWFLHKVHSMKTQNSPEFHPELYALSICAKMTAYTYTACIVNGVRFKTLERDAKCATQNSRVEVVGENGVKFYGQLEEIIELRYTNDYSTVLFRCKWFDTQRGVNHDNNITGISTEHEWDKDDQLIFASQAKQVFFIQETSRNQKNKHRWVVENVNHRRIWDRPLSDDRVNKVQNVGKRLEDSDVVDNNSSSDCPLVIDLTQYFQIGSSHVTAGEPSIEVDPPTATVDEVFEVETDSDEVEAAYDEDDPDYVESD